A window of Rhabdothermincola salaria contains these coding sequences:
- a CDS encoding DUF4914 family protein — protein sequence MDDAWTKLGLPPEAVEVLEAAPRVTVARTADELRAAAVGDGTLEVAYEVPGHGRVVEAVAVGVRNGVSANYTEPYMRRRDPDALVVADELPTDKTRYRDRFDHEFEPVRQESFAWLASQELVVFPFVAGDRETGVGAAVVAPANAGFFALGLALLQGIIDVDALPEGFETRAVIYVVPPFRHTHFDGRQVVVHNRRTEARLHELFAYNLYPGPSAKKGVYGVLINVGEQEGWVVAHCSTVQVVTPYDNTVTFMHEGASGSGKSEMLEYPHRRTDGTLVLGANVLRDDVRTIVLPTQTCELRPVTDDMAMCHPSLQTDDAKLHLRDAEDAWFVRVNHITHYGTDPSLERLTADPPEPLLFLNIDAVVGSRALIWDHTEDAPGVPTPNPRVVLPRHIVPGVVDGTVKVDIRSFGIRTPPCTPEKPTYGIIGLFHSLPPALAWVWRLIAPRGHDNPSIIGGEGMSSEGVGSYWPFATGRRVDQANLLLRQIQATTAVDYVLFPNQHIGCWRVGFMPQWLGREYFARRGSARFEPGKLVPARLPLLGRAPMGITVEGQQIPRWMFHVELQRELHAELYDVGAAQLEDFAKRELAKFRVDELDPLGRQIIEGVLDGGSVEDFDALIPTI from the coding sequence ATGGACGATGCATGGACGAAGCTGGGTCTCCCTCCAGAGGCCGTCGAGGTGCTCGAGGCCGCCCCCCGGGTGACGGTGGCCCGCACCGCCGACGAGCTCCGGGCCGCCGCCGTGGGCGACGGCACCCTCGAGGTGGCCTACGAGGTGCCGGGACACGGACGGGTGGTGGAGGCCGTGGCCGTCGGCGTCCGCAACGGCGTGAGCGCCAACTACACCGAGCCCTACATGCGCCGCCGTGACCCGGATGCCCTGGTGGTCGCCGACGAGCTCCCCACCGACAAGACCCGCTACCGCGACCGGTTCGACCACGAGTTCGAACCGGTCCGCCAGGAGAGCTTCGCCTGGCTGGCCTCCCAGGAGCTGGTGGTCTTCCCGTTCGTGGCGGGCGACCGCGAGACGGGCGTGGGCGCAGCGGTCGTCGCCCCGGCCAACGCCGGCTTCTTCGCACTCGGCTTGGCACTGCTGCAGGGGATCATCGACGTCGACGCCCTTCCCGAGGGCTTCGAGACCCGGGCCGTGATCTACGTCGTCCCGCCGTTTCGCCACACCCACTTCGACGGCCGCCAGGTCGTCGTCCACAACCGCCGGACCGAGGCCCGGTTGCACGAGCTGTTCGCCTACAACCTCTACCCCGGGCCCTCGGCCAAGAAGGGCGTGTACGGCGTGCTCATCAACGTGGGCGAGCAGGAGGGGTGGGTGGTGGCGCACTGCTCGACGGTGCAGGTCGTCACGCCGTACGACAACACCGTCACCTTCATGCACGAAGGCGCCAGCGGATCGGGCAAGAGCGAGATGCTCGAGTACCCCCACCGCCGCACCGACGGCACCCTCGTGCTGGGCGCCAACGTGCTGCGCGACGACGTCCGCACGATCGTGCTGCCCACCCAGACCTGCGAGCTGCGCCCCGTCACCGACGACATGGCCATGTGCCATCCCTCGCTGCAGACCGACGACGCCAAGTTGCACCTGCGTGACGCCGAGGACGCCTGGTTCGTGCGGGTCAACCACATCACCCACTACGGCACCGATCCCAGCCTCGAGCGCCTCACCGCCGATCCGCCCGAGCCCCTGTTGTTCCTCAACATCGATGCCGTCGTCGGCAGCCGGGCTCTCATCTGGGACCACACCGAGGACGCGCCGGGGGTCCCCACGCCGAACCCGCGAGTCGTGCTGCCCCGCCACATCGTGCCGGGGGTGGTGGACGGCACGGTGAAGGTCGACATCCGCAGCTTCGGGATCCGCACCCCTCCCTGCACCCCCGAGAAGCCCACCTACGGCATCATCGGGCTGTTCCACTCCCTGCCGCCGGCGCTGGCGTGGGTGTGGCGGCTCATCGCTCCTCGCGGCCACGACAACCCGAGCATCATCGGCGGCGAGGGCATGTCGAGCGAGGGGGTCGGCTCGTACTGGCCCTTCGCCACCGGACGGCGCGTCGACCAGGCCAACCTCCTCCTGCGCCAGATCCAGGCGACCACCGCCGTCGACTACGTGCTGTTCCCGAACCAGCACATCGGGTGCTGGCGGGTCGGCTTCATGCCCCAGTGGCTGGGACGCGAGTACTTCGCCCGCCGGGGGTCGGCCCGCTTCGAGCCGGGCAAGTTGGTGCCCGCCCGGCTGCCGCTGCTCGGACGCGCCCCGATGGGCATCACCGTGGAGGGCCAGCAGATCCCGCGGTGGATGTTCCACGTCGAGCTGCAGCGGGAGCTGCACGCCGAGCTCTACGACGTCGGTGCCGCCCAGCTCGAGGACTTCGCGAAGCGCGAGCTGGCGAAGTTCCGGGTCGACGAGCTGGATCCGCTCGGCCGCCAGATCATCGAGGGCGTGCTCGATGGCGGCTCGGTGGAGGACTTCGACGCCCTGATCCCCACCATCTGA
- a CDS encoding polysaccharide deacetylase family protein, protein MTTLAERLGHPADAKLLILNCDDLGLAQAANAGVYESLRAGLATSASLMVPCPWARHAAEQYMGEDVGVHLTLNAEWDVYRWGPATRAPSLLDGDGGFPRTLVDLWDHADLQEVRRECRAQIERAILWGFDVSHLDSHLGALQLRPEFFDVYLEMAVDFGLPLRLSGATTERAIGFPFRRLAAEEGVVFPDHFVYVNGVGSRRSIEKALFDLPNGVTEMYVHPAADTPELRAMSSDWAARVDDHHLMCHDSGLRAMIARSGAVLIGYRELRELQRTAV, encoded by the coding sequence GTGACGACCCTCGCCGAGCGCCTCGGGCACCCCGCCGACGCCAAGTTGCTCATCCTCAACTGCGACGACCTCGGTCTGGCCCAGGCCGCCAACGCCGGCGTCTACGAGTCCCTGCGGGCCGGACTGGCCACCAGCGCCTCGTTGATGGTGCCGTGCCCGTGGGCCCGCCACGCCGCCGAGCAGTACATGGGCGAAGACGTCGGGGTGCACCTCACCCTCAACGCCGAGTGGGACGTGTACCGCTGGGGCCCGGCCACCCGGGCTCCGTCGCTGCTCGACGGCGACGGCGGGTTCCCCCGCACCCTCGTCGACCTCTGGGACCACGCCGACCTCCAAGAGGTGCGTCGGGAGTGCCGGGCCCAGATCGAGCGGGCCATCCTGTGGGGGTTCGACGTGAGCCACCTCGACTCCCATCTGGGCGCCTTGCAGCTGCGCCCCGAGTTCTTCGACGTGTACCTCGAGATGGCGGTCGACTTCGGCCTGCCGCTCCGGCTCTCGGGGGCCACCACCGAACGGGCCATCGGGTTCCCCTTCCGCCGCCTCGCCGCCGAGGAGGGGGTCGTGTTCCCCGACCACTTCGTGTACGTCAACGGCGTCGGGAGCCGCCGATCCATCGAGAAGGCGCTGTTCGACCTGCCGAACGGCGTCACCGAGATGTACGTGCACCCGGCGGCCGACACGCCCGAGCTGCGGGCCATGTCGTCGGATTGGGCCGCCCGGGTCGACGATCACCACCTCATGTGCCACGACTCGGGGCTGCGGGCCATGATCGCCCGCTCCGGGGCCGTCCTCATCGGCTACCGCGAGCTGCGCGAGCTCCAACGCACCGCCGTCTGA
- a CDS encoding acyl-CoA thioesterase has product MNAREWLGLEPTHNPMRWYLPVTPGICSGLGTLFGGCGLGAAIEALERTTGRPVVWASAQYLNYTRPPSVVDLDVHIGAHGRSTTQARVLGQVGDTEIFTVNASLGAREFAEEGQWVTMPDAPAPDDCPPREYRFDPGNTIASRLESRMAVDTPGTGRTAFWSRITGMSMNSAAALAVLGDFVPMGLGQTLTSEIGSNSLDNTLRVLHSAVTDWVLVDVRIEAVARGFGHGHIYLWAEDGTLMGTASQSAMIRIWQERRR; this is encoded by the coding sequence GTGAACGCACGCGAATGGCTGGGGCTCGAGCCCACGCACAACCCCATGCGCTGGTACCTGCCCGTCACCCCGGGCATCTGCAGCGGCCTCGGCACGCTGTTCGGCGGCTGCGGTCTCGGCGCGGCCATCGAGGCCCTCGAGCGCACCACCGGACGTCCGGTCGTGTGGGCCTCGGCGCAGTACCTCAACTACACCCGTCCTCCCTCGGTCGTCGACCTCGACGTGCACATCGGCGCCCACGGCCGCTCCACCACCCAGGCCCGGGTGCTGGGCCAGGTGGGCGACACGGAGATCTTCACCGTCAACGCCTCCCTCGGTGCCCGCGAGTTCGCCGAGGAGGGCCAGTGGGTCACCATGCCGGACGCCCCGGCCCCCGACGACTGCCCGCCCCGCGAGTACCGCTTCGATCCCGGCAACACCATCGCCAGCCGCCTCGAGTCGCGGATGGCCGTCGACACCCCGGGCACCGGTCGCACCGCCTTCTGGAGCCGCATCACCGGCATGTCGATGAATTCGGCGGCCGCGCTCGCCGTGCTCGGCGACTTCGTGCCCATGGGCCTCGGGCAGACCCTCACCAGCGAGATCGGTTCCAACAGCCTCGACAACACGCTGCGCGTGCTGCACAGCGCCGTCACCGACTGGGTGCTCGTCGACGTGCGCATCGAGGCCGTCGCCCGTGGGTTCGGCCACGGCCACATCTACCTGTGGGCCGAGGACGGCACCCTCATGGGCACCGCCAGCCAGTCGGCCATGATCCGCATCTGGCAGGAGCGCCGGCGGTGA
- a CDS encoding molybdopterin-dependent oxidoreductase, producing MATHHRTCPLCEAMCGLEIETEGDQVVRIRGDRDDVWSKGFLCPKGASLGQLHHDPDRIREPMVREGDTWREVTWEEAFARCEELLQPVVAEHGRDAVTAYLGNPNVHSYSLSRYSGAVPGIGGLKVIWSAGTVDQWPKNLACAQLYGGAWSIPIPDVANTDLFVVMGANPQASNGSILAYPDLVGELDRIRDRGGRTIVVDPRRTGTAERADEWLPIRPGTDAALLLAVVQVLDAEDLIRLGAVEGRVQGIDEVLDAARGFTPEAVADWCGIDADRIRGLARELATTPRAVVYGRIGLCNQEFGTLASWLVEVVNILTGHLDQEGGSRFSRPAIATMSSTARRRGPVRTGRWRTRVRGAPEVLGQAPLSCLAEEIDTPGEGQVKALITIAGNPVLSAPDAGRLDAALPLLDAMISVDTYLNETTRHAHVILPGLSFLEQPHCDEAIWGFALRAVARWSPPVFDPGDRPHEWEIMLRLGAILAGVPAADVDVEAFDREWYLARAARHGVDGAEVESVERRGPDRIVDLTLRSSPFGDQYGANPDGLTLDRVAAHPHGIDLGPSNAPVGDVLRTTSGDVELAHADILGDLDRLRARMAEPRPPLVLIGRRHVRSNNSWMHNLPALMRGRDRSTLVIHPDDAAEHGVDDGALVEVRTARAAVIAVAEISDELVRGVVSLPHGFGHHSPGARLGVAAERPGPNTNVLIPPTALDEPSGNAAVNGVPVSVTPAPAATATASAPGTKAEI from the coding sequence ATGGCGACCCACCACCGCACCTGTCCGCTGTGCGAGGCCATGTGCGGCCTTGAGATCGAGACCGAGGGCGACCAGGTGGTGCGCATACGCGGCGACCGCGACGATGTGTGGAGCAAGGGCTTCCTCTGTCCCAAGGGAGCCTCGCTGGGCCAGCTCCACCACGATCCCGACCGGATCCGTGAGCCCATGGTCCGAGAGGGTGACACCTGGCGCGAGGTGACCTGGGAGGAGGCGTTCGCCCGCTGCGAGGAGCTGTTGCAGCCGGTGGTGGCCGAGCACGGACGCGATGCCGTCACCGCCTACCTGGGCAACCCCAACGTGCACAGCTACTCGCTCAGCCGCTACTCGGGTGCGGTGCCCGGTATCGGCGGCCTGAAGGTCATCTGGTCGGCGGGAACGGTCGACCAGTGGCCCAAGAACCTGGCGTGCGCCCAGCTCTACGGCGGGGCGTGGAGCATCCCCATCCCCGACGTGGCCAACACCGACCTGTTCGTGGTGATGGGCGCCAACCCCCAGGCGTCGAACGGCTCGATCCTGGCCTACCCCGACCTCGTCGGTGAGCTCGACCGCATCCGCGACCGGGGTGGGCGCACGATCGTCGTCGATCCGCGGCGCACCGGCACGGCCGAGCGGGCCGACGAGTGGCTGCCCATCCGGCCCGGCACCGACGCCGCGCTGCTGCTCGCCGTCGTGCAGGTGCTCGACGCCGAGGACCTCATCCGGCTGGGTGCGGTCGAGGGTCGGGTGCAGGGGATCGACGAGGTCCTCGATGCGGCCCGTGGGTTCACCCCCGAGGCGGTGGCGGACTGGTGCGGCATCGACGCCGACCGCATCCGGGGGCTCGCCCGCGAGCTGGCGACCACGCCGCGCGCAGTCGTGTACGGCCGCATCGGGTTGTGCAACCAGGAGTTCGGCACGCTGGCGTCGTGGCTGGTCGAGGTGGTGAACATCCTCACCGGCCACCTCGACCAGGAGGGCGGGTCGCGCTTCTCCCGGCCCGCCATCGCCACGATGTCGTCCACCGCCCGCCGGCGAGGGCCGGTGCGCACCGGACGCTGGCGCACGCGGGTGCGGGGCGCCCCGGAGGTGCTCGGTCAGGCCCCGCTGTCGTGCCTGGCCGAGGAGATCGACACGCCGGGCGAGGGCCAGGTCAAGGCCCTGATCACCATCGCCGGCAACCCGGTGCTCTCGGCTCCCGACGCCGGACGTCTGGATGCCGCCTTGCCCCTCCTCGACGCCATGATCAGCGTCGACACCTACCTCAACGAGACCACCCGCCACGCCCACGTGATCCTCCCCGGTCTCTCGTTCCTCGAGCAGCCCCACTGCGACGAGGCCATCTGGGGGTTCGCGTTGCGAGCCGTGGCCCGCTGGTCGCCGCCGGTGTTCGACCCCGGCGACCGGCCCCACGAGTGGGAGATCATGTTGCGTCTCGGAGCCATCCTGGCCGGCGTGCCGGCGGCCGACGTCGACGTCGAGGCGTTCGATCGCGAGTGGTACCTGGCCCGCGCCGCCCGCCACGGCGTCGACGGCGCCGAGGTCGAGAGCGTCGAGCGCCGGGGGCCCGACCGCATCGTCGACCTGACCCTGCGCTCGAGCCCGTTCGGCGATCAGTACGGCGCCAACCCGGACGGGCTCACCCTCGACCGGGTGGCCGCGCACCCCCACGGGATCGACCTGGGACCGTCGAACGCCCCCGTCGGCGACGTCTTGCGCACCACGTCGGGCGACGTCGAGCTGGCCCACGCCGACATCCTCGGCGACCTCGACCGCCTGCGGGCCCGGATGGCCGAGCCCCGTCCCCCGCTGGTGCTCATCGGCCGGCGCCACGTGCGCTCCAACAACTCCTGGATGCACAACCTGCCCGCCCTCATGCGCGGTCGCGATCGCTCCACCCTGGTGATCCACCCCGACGACGCCGCCGAGCACGGCGTGGACGACGGCGCCCTGGTGGAGGTGCGCACCGCCCGAGCGGCGGTGATCGCGGTGGCCGAGATCTCCGACGAGCTGGTCCGAGGGGTGGTGAGCCTGCCCCACGGCTTCGGCCACCACAGCCCCGGAGCCCGACTCGGGGTGGCCGCCGAACGACCGGGGCCGAACACCAACGTGCTGATCCCCCCGACCGCGCTCGACGAGCCGTCGGGCAACGCCGCGGTGAACGGCGTGCCCGTCTCGGTGACGCCAGCGCCGGCGGCGACGGCGACCGCGTCGGCGCCAGGGACGAAGGCCGAGATCTGA
- a CDS encoding FUSC family protein yields the protein MADGNLRSLGRDARHVEVGRVALTAPLRCTVVVAVLTATALGAGEPRAGAALCLGALFAGLADMGESYPQRARTMVWTTFWCAALTTLGASVSGVPWLHVVTAIAVAAICGYMGVLGPRAAFIALLALVLFIVYAGEATDEVHALLAGALVAAGGLVQTAVAIVAWPTRRAGGSRAAVATGFRMLAGSTTDDRGAGVSPLVAAAFVSADETVRADAITESTRARLLDLVEHGERARLAMLGLGFVAAEDRDPGDQALLQAAARVSRQVARTLVWPARRRGLPDRVGELLRAADAVGHDPSRRQAAHALATALTESATAAGAPWPLATRAPVDTTVTDPPAGGTVTTAGASVGATLRHELRTGQLFVGHAVRLAVAVGLATLITVSLDVAHAYWLPMTVAWMAKPDLAGTVSRVSLRVVGTLVGVAIAAGVFALTDPGTLGITVLVSVGSLVAFSFIWANYAIAVSGITVIVLSLFASAGEAVERDVVLRLGLTVGAGALTLAVAFVRPRRAGRPLVEALATTAATLGHYAAAVLGRRSDQVTGPESDVEPEVLRARTEVLQARTAADAAIVAAEHEPGRRSLSPGQARRLLDALVDATAAVVAADLASSDPVDATDGRAGGGIGPQAVTSCTDLCERLRRLDAGEDFRPRITTSGATAVEAHLLSAHLVLDELGGVDPVVGRPPSAVRPPS from the coding sequence GTGGCCGACGGGAACCTGCGCTCTCTGGGCCGCGACGCCCGCCACGTCGAGGTGGGACGCGTGGCCCTCACCGCCCCCCTTCGCTGCACGGTCGTGGTCGCCGTGCTCACGGCGACGGCGCTGGGGGCGGGCGAACCCCGGGCCGGGGCCGCACTGTGCCTGGGTGCCCTGTTCGCCGGCCTGGCCGACATGGGAGAGAGCTACCCCCAACGGGCCCGCACCATGGTGTGGACGACCTTCTGGTGCGCGGCCCTCACCACGCTCGGCGCCTCCGTGTCGGGCGTGCCGTGGCTCCACGTCGTCACCGCGATCGCGGTCGCCGCCATCTGCGGCTACATGGGCGTGCTCGGACCGCGAGCCGCGTTCATCGCCCTGCTGGCCCTCGTGCTCTTCATCGTCTACGCCGGCGAGGCCACCGATGAGGTCCACGCCCTCCTCGCCGGCGCCCTCGTGGCTGCCGGCGGTCTCGTGCAGACCGCCGTGGCCATCGTCGCCTGGCCCACCCGGCGAGCCGGAGGGTCGCGCGCCGCGGTCGCCACCGGGTTCCGGATGCTGGCCGGTTCCACCACCGACGACCGGGGCGCCGGTGTCTCGCCCCTCGTCGCGGCCGCCTTCGTGTCGGCCGACGAGACGGTGCGCGCCGATGCGATCACCGAGTCGACTCGGGCCCGCCTCCTCGATCTCGTGGAGCACGGCGAGCGAGCGCGCCTGGCCATGCTCGGCCTCGGCTTCGTCGCCGCCGAAGACCGCGACCCCGGTGACCAGGCGCTGCTCCAGGCGGCCGCCCGGGTCTCTCGCCAGGTGGCCCGCACGTTGGTCTGGCCGGCGCGGCGGCGCGGCCTGCCCGACCGAGTGGGCGAACTGCTCCGGGCGGCGGACGCGGTCGGGCACGACCCTTCGCGACGGCAGGCCGCGCACGCTCTCGCGACGGCGCTCACCGAATCGGCGACCGCTGCGGGGGCACCCTGGCCGCTCGCGACCCGGGCCCCTGTCGACACGACCGTCACCGATCCACCTGCCGGGGGGACCGTGACCACCGCCGGGGCATCGGTGGGGGCCACGCTGCGCCACGAGCTGCGGACGGGGCAGCTCTTCGTGGGCCACGCGGTGCGCCTGGCCGTTGCGGTCGGGCTGGCCACCCTCATCACCGTCTCGCTCGACGTCGCCCATGCCTACTGGCTGCCGATGACCGTGGCCTGGATGGCCAAACCCGATCTCGCCGGCACGGTGAGCCGGGTGTCGCTACGCGTCGTGGGGACCCTGGTGGGGGTGGCGATCGCGGCGGGGGTCTTCGCCCTGACGGACCCCGGGACCCTCGGCATCACCGTTCTGGTGTCGGTCGGGTCGCTGGTGGCCTTCAGCTTCATCTGGGCCAACTACGCCATCGCGGTGAGCGGCATCACCGTCATCGTGCTCTCCCTCTTCGCCAGCGCGGGTGAGGCGGTCGAACGAGACGTGGTCCTCCGTCTCGGGCTCACGGTCGGCGCCGGCGCACTGACCCTCGCAGTGGCGTTCGTCCGCCCCCGACGGGCTGGTCGCCCGCTCGTCGAGGCGCTCGCCACCACCGCGGCCACACTCGGCCACTACGCGGCTGCCGTCCTGGGCCGGCGCTCGGACCAGGTCACGGGTCCCGAGAGCGACGTCGAGCCCGAGGTCCTCCGGGCCCGAACGGAGGTGTTGCAGGCTCGCACCGCCGCCGATGCCGCCATCGTCGCCGCCGAGCACGAGCCCGGCCGACGCTCGCTGAGCCCCGGTCAGGCTCGCCGCCTGCTCGACGCGCTGGTCGACGCGACGGCGGCGGTCGTGGCCGCCGACCTGGCCTCGTCCGACCCGGTCGATGCAACCGACGGCCGTGCTGGTGGCGGCATCGGGCCCCAGGCCGTGACGTCGTGCACCGACCTCTGCGAGCGTCTCCGTCGCCTCGATGCCGGTGAGGACTTCCGACCGCGGATCACCACGAGCGGTGCCACCGCGGTCGAGGCCCACCTCCTGAGCGCCCACCTGGTCCTCGACGAGCTCGGCGGGGTCGACCCTGTCGTCGGCCGGCCCCCGAGCGCTGTCCGACCCCCGTCGTAG
- a CDS encoding thermonuclease family protein produces MVRGRAWGLLLAAGVVLGGGLVFVAITGLGSWRQVDPARGTFVVGVVDGDTIRVSIDGRTDDVRLLGIDTPETVHPTRPVECFGPEASARTHDLLAPGTAVVLERDTEERDHYGRLLAYVVRADDGLFVNLALVREGLAEVLTIAPNVAHTDAFLSAAAEARREGRGLWSACPGAVPSGP; encoded by the coding sequence ATGGTCAGAGGTCGCGCCTGGGGACTCCTGCTCGCGGCCGGGGTGGTGCTCGGGGGCGGTCTCGTCTTCGTCGCCATCACCGGTCTCGGGTCGTGGCGCCAGGTCGACCCGGCTCGAGGCACGTTCGTGGTCGGGGTCGTCGACGGCGACACCATCCGAGTGAGCATCGACGGGCGCACCGACGACGTGCGCCTCCTCGGCATCGACACTCCCGAGACCGTGCACCCCACCAGGCCCGTCGAGTGCTTCGGCCCCGAGGCGTCGGCGCGCACCCACGACCTGCTGGCCCCGGGCACGGCGGTGGTGCTCGAGCGCGACACCGAGGAGCGCGACCACTACGGACGGCTGCTGGCCTACGTGGTGCGCGCCGACGACGGACTGTTCGTCAACCTCGCCCTCGTGCGCGAAGGCCTGGCCGAGGTGCTCACCATCGCGCCCAACGTCGCCCACACCGACGCCTTCTTGTCCGCCGCGGCCGAAGCCCGGCGGGAGGGACGAGGCCTGTGGTCGGCGTGCCCCGGGGCGGTACCGTCAGGGCCGTGA
- a CDS encoding LLM class F420-dependent oxidoreductase — protein MTTRYGMTVPLGSAPLHAQRRQIEELVDLGYTDVWSAEADGVDGFTPLALASVWAPSLRLGTAIIPAFTRGPATLAQSVAGLSQAAPGRFVLGLGTSSNVIVEGWNGIAFEEPYKRMRDTLRFLRAALAGEKVTEVYDTFSVRGFRLRSLPEGEVPILVAALREGMLNLAGREADGAIVNWLSADDVARVAPIVRAHGADKEIVARIFVAPSEDTDAVRGAARFAIAAYVNVPVYKAFHQWLGRGDRLGACWAAWEAGDREAALAAIPDSVVDELVVHGSPEACRAHIQRYVDNGVTTPALAVLPLAADIDLGRAVADLAPR, from the coding sequence GTGACCACCCGCTACGGCATGACCGTCCCCCTCGGGTCGGCGCCGTTGCACGCCCAGCGCCGTCAGATCGAGGAGCTCGTCGACCTCGGCTACACCGACGTGTGGTCGGCCGAGGCCGACGGCGTCGACGGCTTCACCCCTCTGGCCCTGGCCTCGGTCTGGGCCCCCAGCCTGCGCCTCGGCACCGCCATCATCCCCGCCTTCACCCGAGGCCCGGCCACCCTCGCCCAGAGCGTGGCCGGGCTCTCGCAGGCGGCACCGGGACGGTTCGTGCTCGGCCTCGGCACGTCGTCCAACGTCATCGTCGAGGGGTGGAACGGCATCGCTTTCGAGGAGCCGTACAAGCGGATGCGCGACACGCTGCGCTTCCTGCGGGCCGCGCTGGCCGGCGAGAAGGTCACCGAGGTCTACGACACCTTCTCGGTGCGGGGCTTCCGGTTGCGCAGCCTGCCCGAGGGCGAGGTGCCGATCCTGGTGGCCGCGCTCCGCGAGGGCATGTTGAACCTCGCCGGCCGCGAGGCCGACGGGGCCATCGTCAACTGGCTCTCGGCCGACGACGTCGCCCGGGTGGCGCCCATCGTGCGGGCCCACGGGGCCGACAAGGAGATCGTCGCCCGCATCTTCGTGGCCCCCTCCGAGGACACCGATGCGGTGCGTGGCGCGGCCCGCTTCGCCATCGCCGCCTACGTCAACGTGCCCGTCTACAAGGCCTTCCACCAGTGGCTGGGTCGGGGCGACCGCCTCGGAGCGTGCTGGGCGGCGTGGGAGGCCGGCGATCGGGAGGCGGCGTTGGCCGCCATCCCGGACTCGGTCGTCGACGAGCTCGTGGTGCACGGCTCGCCCGAGGCCTGTCGGGCCCACATCCAGCGCTACGTCGACAACGGCGTCACCACCCCGGCACTGGCCGTGCTGCCCCTCGCCGCGGACATCGACCTGGGTCGGGCCGTCGCCGATCTGGCGCCCCGGTAG
- a CDS encoding steroid 3-ketoacyl-CoA thiolase, whose amino-acid sequence MREVVIVDAVRTPVGRRNGGLSTMHSAELLGVPLTALFERTGVDPAEVGQVVGGCVSQVGMQSFNVTRTAWLAAGLPLETAATTVDTQCGSSQQATDMAAALIGAGVVDVAVACGVESMSQVPIGSNSSKKLGFGVPVPKSYFEHYEYTSQFEGAERIAEKWGITRDDTDAFALRSQELGAQAWAEDRFATQIVPVHAPDLDDEGKPTGTTHLVARDEGLRDTTLEGLGNLKPVAREDGVHTAGSSSQISDGAAALLMMTAEKAQALGLTPLARIVDTCLVGVDPVLMLTGPIDATRHLLERTGLSIGDIDVVEVNEAFASVVLAWAKEIGADLEGVNPNGGAIALGHPLGGTGAVLTTKAVHELARTGGRYGLVTMCCGGGLGTGTLLERVQ is encoded by the coding sequence ATGCGCGAGGTCGTCATCGTCGATGCCGTGCGGACGCCGGTCGGGCGTCGCAACGGCGGTCTGTCCACCATGCACTCGGCGGAGCTGCTCGGCGTGCCGCTCACCGCGCTCTTCGAGCGCACCGGGGTCGATCCGGCCGAGGTCGGCCAGGTCGTCGGCGGCTGCGTCAGCCAGGTAGGCATGCAGTCGTTCAACGTCACCCGCACGGCCTGGCTGGCCGCCGGTCTGCCGCTGGAGACGGCCGCCACCACCGTCGACACCCAGTGCGGTTCCAGCCAGCAGGCCACCGACATGGCGGCCGCCCTCATCGGGGCCGGCGTGGTCGACGTGGCCGTGGCCTGCGGTGTCGAGTCCATGAGCCAGGTGCCCATCGGGTCCAACTCGTCGAAGAAGCTCGGGTTCGGCGTCCCGGTGCCCAAGAGCTACTTCGAGCACTACGAGTACACCTCGCAGTTCGAGGGAGCCGAGCGCATCGCCGAGAAGTGGGGCATCACCCGCGACGACACCGACGCCTTCGCCCTGCGCTCGCAGGAGCTCGGCGCCCAGGCCTGGGCCGAGGACCGCTTCGCCACCCAGATCGTGCCCGTCCACGCCCCGGACCTCGACGACGAGGGCAAGCCCACCGGCACGACCCACCTCGTGGCGCGCGACGAGGGCCTGCGCGACACCACCCTCGAGGGCCTGGGCAACCTCAAGCCCGTCGCCCGCGAAGACGGCGTGCACACCGCCGGCTCGTCCTCGCAGATCTCCGACGGCGCCGCCGCGCTGTTGATGATGACCGCCGAGAAGGCCCAGGCCCTCGGGCTCACGCCCCTGGCCCGGATCGTCGACACCTGCCTCGTCGGGGTCGACCCCGTCCTCATGCTCACCGGGCCCATCGACGCCACCCGCCACCTGCTCGAGCGCACGGGGCTCTCCATCGGCGACATCGACGTCGTCGAGGTCAACGAGGCGTTCGCCTCGGTCGTGCTGGCCTGGGCCAAGGAGATCGGCGCCGACCTCGAGGGCGTGAACCCCAACGGCGGCGCCATCGCGCTGGGCCATCCGCTCGGCGGCACCGGAGCCGTCCTCACCACCAAGGCGGTCCACGAGCTGGCCCGCACCGGTGGTCGCTATGGGCTCGTCACCATGTGCTGCGGCGGCGGGTTGGGCACCGGCACCCTGCTCGAACGCGTCCAGTAG